The following coding sequences are from one Niveibacterium umoris window:
- a CDS encoding Hsp70 family protein, with amino-acid sequence MFQQPARACGIDFGTSNSTLGWLNPGAPTLIALEDDKPTLPSAVFFNADEDSICFGREALGEYLDGYEGRLMRALKTLLGSSLMDGHTEVLGRRLPFRDLLRHFIAELKRRGEAGAGRVFDHAVFGRPVQFVDDDPVADRLAEDTLAQIAHAIGFREVSFQFEPIAAAFHYEQSLSTEELVLIADIGGGTSDFSLVRLSPVRAKQAERRDDLLANAGVHIGGTDLDRAFNLAQIMPLLGFRSKKKNGNELPATPFFNLATWHTINFCYTRAAWTEFQDMYRDAAERDKLELLLNLVSERAGHWLSLQVEEAKIALSEQAEVMLDLGRLHRKAGVVAPPRIARADFDLAIAALVNRVGETVETMLASAGVDKARIDTVFFTGGSSGVPALRQRIAAAVPNARAVEGDLFGSIGAGLAVEAARRYGCA; translated from the coding sequence ATGTTTCAGCAGCCCGCCCGCGCCTGCGGCATCGATTTCGGCACCTCCAACTCGACGCTTGGCTGGTTGAACCCCGGTGCGCCGACACTCATCGCGCTCGAAGACGACAAGCCGACTTTGCCCTCTGCCGTGTTCTTCAATGCCGACGAGGACAGCATCTGCTTTGGTCGCGAGGCGCTTGGCGAGTACCTGGACGGCTACGAAGGGCGTCTGATGCGGGCGCTCAAGACCTTGCTCGGTTCCAGCCTGATGGACGGGCATACCGAAGTGCTGGGGCGCAGACTGCCTTTCCGCGACCTGCTGCGGCACTTCATCGCCGAGCTCAAGCGGCGAGGGGAGGCCGGAGCCGGGCGGGTTTTCGATCACGCGGTATTCGGTCGTCCGGTGCAATTCGTGGACGACGATCCTGTCGCGGACCGGCTTGCCGAAGACACCCTGGCGCAGATCGCCCACGCCATCGGATTTCGCGAAGTCAGCTTCCAGTTCGAGCCGATCGCGGCGGCTTTCCATTACGAACAGTCACTGAGCACCGAAGAACTGGTCCTGATTGCCGATATCGGCGGCGGCACGTCGGACTTCTCGCTGGTGCGCCTCTCGCCCGTGCGGGCGAAACAGGCGGAGCGCCGGGATGATCTGCTCGCCAATGCCGGGGTGCATATCGGCGGCACGGACCTCGATCGCGCCTTCAATCTCGCGCAGATCATGCCCTTGCTCGGCTTTCGCTCAAAGAAGAAGAACGGCAACGAGCTGCCCGCAACCCCGTTCTTCAACCTTGCGACCTGGCACACCATCAACTTCTGCTATACGCGCGCCGCCTGGACCGAGTTCCAGGACATGTACCGCGACGCCGCCGAGCGCGACAAGCTGGAATTGTTGCTGAACCTCGTCAGCGAGCGCGCGGGGCACTGGCTTTCGCTGCAGGTCGAAGAGGCCAAGATCGCCTTGTCGGAGCAGGCGGAAGTCATGCTCGACCTGGGGCGGCTCCATCGCAAGGCGGGCGTGGTCGCGCCGCCTCGTATCGCGCGCGCGGATTTCGATCTGGCCATCGCGGCACTGGTGAACCGCGTCGGCGAAACGGTTGAGACGATGCTGGCCTCGGCCGGCGTCGACAAAGCGCGAATCGACACGGTGTTCTTCACCGGGGGTTCAAGCGGCGTGCCTGCGCTGCGGCAGCGCATTGCAGCAGCAGTGCCGAACGCCCGCGCGGTCGAAGGGGATCTCTTTGGCAGTATTGGTGCGGGCCTGGCGGTCGAGGCGGCGCGACGTTACGGTTGCGCCTGA
- a CDS encoding PAS domain-containing sensor histidine kinase, whose translation MRAKDPSSAPDANPERSDDDPLFFVLGEQGIHFVQKLLLFVLASVGIVVLIYSLEGRFETGRLVFYGGIMLVALATMLLQRVGMALRALQLLLWGLWVAIALRISLVAGLRTPITIAYPVLLIIAGWLFSRTAAYAMAAATVVLAVLLTVFAQAGWQQTAAEKPDLDYFFSVVVASLAGVILTVHAARNMRKKYEDVRALSRENERRLEAQRAADARFTQAFRSNPLPASIATQAEGRLLAINPAWERAFGWAEAEVLGRTTLELGHWDGGHDARVSFLAQLDEHGRLTGYECRLKSRNGEARSYLASTEIMESGGQACVFSVLIDVTERLQAEQAVRRLNEELEARVEARTAALQTANRELEENIGLLQATQEQLMHADKLASLGSLVAGISHELNTPIGNALTLASTLTDRIREFNADVAAKKLSRSGLAAFSDELRDTGELLQHSLRRSADLIASFKQVAVDQTSERRRSFDLRQVIEDVLDTLRPTIRRSEHQIEDAVPEGIVMDSYPGPLGQVLINLIQNALLHAFADPDGGVIRLEASTAEDQTVTLTVSDNGNGIAPDALGRIFDPFFTTRLGQGGSGLGLSIVHRIVTRLLCGTIRVDSTPAAGTCFTIRIPRVAPEKL comes from the coding sequence ATGCGCGCCAAAGACCCAAGCTCCGCTCCCGACGCCAACCCGGAACGCTCTGACGACGATCCCCTGTTCTTCGTGCTCGGAGAACAGGGCATCCATTTCGTCCAGAAGCTGCTGCTTTTTGTTCTGGCGTCGGTGGGCATTGTTGTCCTGATCTATTCCCTCGAGGGGCGCTTCGAAACCGGCCGTCTGGTGTTCTACGGGGGGATCATGCTGGTCGCGCTGGCGACCATGCTGCTGCAGCGTGTCGGCATGGCGCTGCGTGCCTTGCAGCTCTTGCTGTGGGGGCTGTGGGTGGCGATCGCGCTGCGGATAAGTCTGGTAGCCGGGCTGCGCACGCCGATCACGATTGCCTATCCGGTGTTGCTGATCATCGCGGGCTGGTTGTTCAGCCGCACCGCAGCGTACGCCATGGCGGCAGCGACCGTGGTGCTGGCGGTGCTTCTGACGGTCTTTGCGCAAGCCGGGTGGCAACAGACCGCTGCGGAAAAACCTGATCTCGACTACTTCTTTTCGGTCGTCGTGGCCTCGCTTGCGGGTGTGATCCTCACCGTCCATGCCGCGCGCAACATGCGCAAGAAATACGAAGACGTACGCGCCTTGAGCCGGGAAAACGAACGTCGGCTGGAAGCGCAGCGTGCGGCGGATGCGCGATTCACGCAGGCATTCCGCTCCAACCCCTTGCCGGCCAGCATCGCGACGCAGGCAGAGGGGCGCCTGCTGGCGATCAATCCGGCCTGGGAGCGTGCATTCGGCTGGGCTGAGGCCGAAGTGCTGGGTCGCACGACACTGGAACTCGGTCACTGGGACGGCGGCCACGACGCTCGCGTCAGCTTTCTCGCGCAACTGGACGAACACGGCCGGCTGACCGGCTACGAGTGCCGGTTGAAGAGCCGGAACGGCGAAGCGCGAAGTTATCTCGCATCGACCGAAATCATGGAAAGCGGCGGTCAGGCGTGCGTCTTCTCGGTGTTGATCGACGTTACAGAGCGCCTGCAGGCCGAACAAGCTGTACGGCGGCTGAACGAAGAACTCGAGGCACGGGTGGAAGCGCGCACCGCCGCCCTGCAAACGGCGAATCGTGAACTCGAAGAAAACATCGGCCTGCTGCAAGCGACGCAGGAGCAACTGATGCATGCAGACAAGCTGGCGTCGCTGGGATCGCTGGTGGCGGGCATCTCGCACGAGCTGAACACGCCGATTGGCAATGCGCTGACGCTCGCGTCGACCCTTACCGACCGTATCCGCGAATTCAACGCCGATGTGGCAGCGAAGAAGCTCAGCCGCAGCGGCCTCGCGGCTTTCTCGGATGAACTGCGCGATACCGGCGAACTGTTGCAGCATTCATTGCGGCGGTCGGCAGATCTGATCGCGAGCTTCAAGCAGGTGGCGGTGGATCAGACGTCGGAACGGCGTCGCAGCTTCGACCTGCGGCAGGTCATCGAAGATGTGCTGGACACTCTGCGGCCCACGATCCGCCGCAGCGAACACCAGATCGAGGACGCTGTGCCGGAAGGCATCGTGATGGACAGCTACCCCGGCCCCCTCGGCCAGGTGCTGATCAACCTGATCCAGAACGCGCTACTGCACGCGTTCGCTGATCCGGACGGCGGCGTGATCCGGCTCGAAGCGAGCACGGCGGAAGATCAGACCGTCACGCTGACGGTGTCGGACAATGGCAACGGTATCGCGCCAGATGCGCTGGGCCGCATCTTCGACCCCTTCTTCACCACACGGCTTGGGCAAGGTGGTTCGGGGCTGGGCCTTTCAATCGTGCATCGCATCGTGACGCGCCTGCTGTGTGGCACGATCCGTGTCGATTCGACGCCCGCGGCAGGCACGTGCTTCACCATCCGTATCCCGCGCGTGGCGCCTGAAAAGCTCTGA
- the hpnD gene encoding presqualene diphosphate synthase HpnD — translation MNPDEYCQQKAAASGSSFYYSFLFLPPDKRRAITALYAFCREIDDVVDETPDLQIASTKLAWWRKELAAVYSGTPQHPVGQALAPLVQQFNLPQENLSEIIDGMEMDLTQSRYLDFKGLSLYCHRVAGVVGLLAAEIFGYTNRQTQKYAHELGLAFQLTNIIRDVGEDAGRGRIYLPVEDLQRFGVPAREIIDRKYSDNFRALMQFQVERAEKHYDQALALLPKEDRKAQRTGLVMVAIYRTLLKEIAADGYQVLTQRVSLGPVRKLCLAWWTAVRA, via the coding sequence ATGAATCCAGACGAGTACTGCCAACAGAAGGCCGCCGCCAGCGGATCTTCGTTTTACTACAGCTTCCTGTTCCTGCCGCCGGACAAGCGCAGGGCGATCACCGCCCTTTATGCGTTTTGCCGCGAGATCGACGACGTTGTGGACGAGACACCCGACCTACAGATCGCGAGCACCAAGCTTGCCTGGTGGCGCAAGGAACTCGCGGCAGTGTATTCGGGCACCCCACAGCACCCGGTGGGTCAGGCGCTGGCGCCGCTGGTGCAGCAGTTCAATCTGCCGCAGGAAAACCTGTCCGAGATCATCGACGGCATGGAGATGGATCTGACCCAGTCACGCTACCTCGACTTCAAGGGTCTGTCGCTGTACTGCCACCGTGTGGCCGGCGTGGTCGGCCTGCTCGCCGCCGAGATATTCGGGTACACCAATCGTCAGACGCAGAAGTACGCCCATGAACTGGGCCTGGCCTTCCAGCTCACCAACATCATCCGTGATGTCGGTGAAGATGCCGGACGCGGACGTATCTACCTGCCGGTCGAAGACCTGCAGCGCTTCGGGGTGCCGGCGCGCGAGATCATCGACCGCAAGTACTCAGACAACTTCCGCGCACTGATGCAGTTCCAAGTCGAGCGTGCCGAAAAGCACTACGATCAGGCGCTGGCGCTGCTGCCGAAGGAAGACCGCAAGGCGCAGCGCACTGGCCTTGTCATGGTCGCGATCTATCGCACACTACTCAAGGAAATCGCCGCCGATGGTTACCAGGTGCTGACCCAACGCGTGTCGCTGGGGCCAGTGCGCAAGCTCTGCCTCGCGTGGTGGACCGCAGTGCGCGCCTGA
- the hpnC gene encoding squalene synthase HpnC, which yields MPVDHYENFPVASLLLPRRLRPAVEALYAFARSADDIADEGDAQAVLRLARLNDYRREIDAIDRGETPRESMFARLAQAVRIHRLPTTLLRDLLDAFSQDVAKTRYADFAELRDYTRRSADPVGRLMLRLFNADSAQHIAWSDDICTSLQLINFWQDVAIDWQKGRIYLPADERAHFGVDESQIAAARVDENWRALLRFQVDRARKMMLAGAPLALALPGRFGWELRLVVQGGLQICAAIEANDYDVFRHRPVLTRIDWLRLIGRAIRMKR from the coding sequence ATGCCGGTCGACCACTACGAGAACTTCCCGGTTGCATCCCTGCTGCTGCCGCGGCGTCTGCGCCCCGCTGTCGAGGCGCTCTACGCGTTTGCCCGCAGCGCAGACGACATCGCGGACGAAGGTGACGCACAAGCCGTGCTGCGCTTGGCGCGCCTGAACGACTATCGGCGCGAGATCGATGCCATAGACCGGGGCGAAACGCCACGCGAGTCGATGTTCGCACGCCTCGCGCAAGCGGTGCGAATCCATCGCCTGCCAACCACGCTGCTGCGCGACCTGCTCGATGCCTTCAGCCAGGACGTCGCGAAAACCCGTTACGCCGATTTCGCCGAACTGCGCGACTACACCCGACGCTCGGCCGACCCGGTGGGGCGCTTGATGCTGCGCCTCTTCAACGCCGATTCGGCGCAGCACATCGCGTGGTCCGACGACATCTGCACGAGCCTGCAACTGATCAACTTCTGGCAAGACGTGGCGATTGACTGGCAGAAGGGCCGCATCTACCTGCCGGCCGACGAAAGGGCACACTTCGGCGTCGATGAGTCGCAGATCGCCGCCGCCCGCGTCGATGAGAACTGGCGCGCCCTGCTCCGCTTTCAGGTCGATCGTGCGCGCAAGATGATGCTTGCGGGCGCTCCGCTGGCGCTCGCGTTGCCGGGGCGATTTGGCTGGGAACTGCGCCTCGTCGTGCAGGGCGGCCTGCAGATCTGTGCCGCGATCGAGGCCAACGATTACGATGTGTTCCGCCACCGCCCCGTCCTCACAAGGATCGACTGGTTGCGCCTGATCGGGCGCGCCATCCGGATGAAACGATGA
- a CDS encoding ABC transporter ATP-binding protein: protein MLQVQGLAKSLGGRPLFAGLELSVAAGEFVAVMGESGTGKSTLLNLIAGLERADAGSIAVGECALADLDDRSITLWRRRALGFVFQAFHILPHLSVLDNVALPCRLNAMPASEARSTALAMLSGVGLAERSASAPGELSGGELQRVAIARALVHRPQLVLADEPTGNLDPDNAARVLQLLAGEVRRRGAACLMVTHSQQAASVADRVLVLREGRLQAP, encoded by the coding sequence ATGTTGCAGGTGCAGGGGCTGGCGAAATCCCTGGGTGGGCGACCCCTCTTCGCCGGGCTTGAGTTGTCTGTCGCAGCGGGCGAATTCGTCGCGGTGATGGGGGAATCCGGCACCGGTAAGTCGACCCTGCTCAACCTGATTGCCGGGCTTGAACGCGCCGACGCCGGATCGATTGCGGTTGGCGAATGTGCGCTCGCGGATTTGGATGACCGCAGCATCACCTTGTGGCGTCGGCGAGCGCTGGGCTTCGTGTTTCAGGCTTTTCACATCCTTCCGCACCTCAGCGTGCTCGACAACGTCGCCTTGCCCTGTCGCCTGAACGCGATGCCTGCCAGCGAAGCGCGTTCCACTGCGCTTGCGATGCTATCGGGGGTAGGGCTTGCCGAACGGTCTGCGAGCGCGCCTGGTGAGCTATCGGGTGGCGAATTGCAGCGTGTTGCCATTGCCCGTGCGCTGGTTCATCGGCCGCAACTGGTGCTGGCCGATGAGCCGACCGGCAACCTTGATCCCGACAATGCAGCGCGGGTGCTGCAACTGCTGGCGGGGGAGGTGCGACGGCGAGGCGCCGCGTGCCTCATGGTGACGCATTCACAACAGGCGGCATCGGTGGCGGATCGGGTGCTGGTCTTGCGCGAGGGGCGACTGCAAGCGCCATGA
- a CDS encoding FtsX-like permease family protein, with protein MKLLASLFLASLAQRRLASALSLLAVALGVALGVAVSSVNRSALDEFAHGVRVISGEADLQLYGPRNGFDEALFPRVALLEGVDIASPVLELDVRVAGRDETLKVLGLDLLRAAAIQPSLRPQLARGESRMNVFGSDTVFLSPAALKALGLKQGDVLPLQVGLDQVELRVAGTAIGFVPGQRAALMDIGAAQWRLRQLGRLSRIDLRLSPGAVATDVRAALGHVLPPGVFAVEPDSREAQAGAMSRAYRANLTMLAVIALATGAFLVFATQTLSVVRRQSEFALLRALGVTQGGLLRGVLVEGASIGLFGGLVGLLLGYALAAVALALFGGDLGAGYFAGSRPTLQVDVYASVGFVVLGMLAALGGSLWPALHAARGAPALALRAGHDPAPPHVRGRPVWAVAMLCMATVLAMLPALDELPWGGYAAVACVLASAVCLLPNAALVITSALAKAPGLMFGMARARVAAASSHAVIAAGGVLASVALAVAMAIMVASFRHSVEDWLAVVLPADIYLRGGRSAPAAGLEPVVADKVRSVPGVARVDPIRHEQIRVSAEQLPLALVARPVPAGRAGRVFPMQREVPVTGPAVWISEAVADLHGWQPGQTIALPIGGALHSFQIAGIWRDYARQNGAVLIDLTLYRELTGDLRFNDLAVFAAPDASAEGLRTRLRETLGDRVEIASTEEIRRLSLGLFDRTFAVTYALEACAVLIGLFGIAASFAALAAARRREFGMLRHLGVTRREIGAMLAWEGALVALIGVCAGAMAGGGISVLLIRVVNRQSFHWSMDFAVPWQSLALFALAMLGVSALAAVLAGRSAMLQTAVHAVREDA; from the coding sequence ATGAAACTGCTGGCGAGCCTGTTCCTCGCAAGCCTTGCGCAACGCCGGCTGGCCAGCGCGCTGAGCCTGCTTGCGGTGGCGCTGGGCGTTGCGCTCGGGGTAGCGGTGAGCAGCGTGAATCGTTCGGCGCTCGACGAGTTCGCCCATGGGGTAAGGGTGATTTCGGGGGAGGCCGACCTGCAGCTTTACGGGCCGCGCAATGGCTTCGACGAGGCCTTGTTTCCACGCGTTGCGCTGCTCGAAGGCGTCGACATCGCAAGCCCGGTACTCGAACTTGACGTTCGGGTGGCCGGGCGCGACGAGACGCTCAAGGTGCTGGGGCTCGATCTGCTGCGCGCTGCGGCCATCCAGCCATCGCTCCGCCCGCAGCTTGCCCGGGGCGAGAGTCGGATGAACGTGTTCGGGAGCGATACGGTGTTCCTCTCTCCGGCGGCGTTGAAGGCGCTGGGGCTGAAGCAGGGTGACGTGCTCCCGCTACAGGTCGGGCTCGATCAAGTGGAACTGCGAGTCGCCGGCACTGCCATCGGCTTTGTGCCGGGGCAGCGCGCCGCCTTGATGGACATTGGTGCTGCGCAATGGCGCTTGCGACAGCTCGGGCGCCTTTCGCGAATCGACCTGCGGCTTTCACCCGGCGCAGTGGCGACGGACGTACGCGCTGCCCTTGGGCATGTGCTGCCGCCTGGCGTGTTCGCGGTCGAACCGGACAGCCGCGAGGCACAGGCAGGCGCGATGTCCCGCGCGTACCGAGCGAATCTGACGATGCTGGCGGTCATCGCGCTCGCGACAGGGGCATTCCTGGTGTTTGCCACACAGACCTTGTCGGTGGTGCGTCGGCAAAGTGAATTCGCACTGCTGCGGGCGCTTGGCGTCACGCAGGGCGGGCTGCTCCGCGGCGTGCTTGTGGAAGGCGCCAGTATCGGGCTCTTTGGCGGGCTGGTCGGGCTGCTGCTGGGTTATGCGCTCGCCGCCGTGGCGCTCGCGCTTTTCGGTGGCGACCTGGGCGCTGGCTATTTCGCAGGTTCGCGGCCGACGCTGCAAGTCGACGTCTACGCCAGTGTCGGATTCGTTGTGCTTGGCATGCTCGCCGCCCTCGGTGGCTCGCTCTGGCCTGCGTTGCATGCCGCGCGGGGAGCGCCCGCATTGGCCTTGCGCGCGGGCCATGACCCCGCGCCCCCCCATGTGCGCGGGCGCCCTGTGTGGGCCGTGGCGATGCTGTGCATGGCCACGGTACTTGCCATGCTGCCCGCACTGGACGAGTTACCCTGGGGTGGCTACGCGGCAGTCGCTTGTGTGCTGGCCAGCGCGGTGTGCTTGCTGCCGAATGCAGCCCTTGTGATCACCAGCGCCCTGGCCAAGGCGCCGGGCCTGATGTTCGGCATGGCGCGCGCACGGGTGGCCGCCGCCTCCAGCCACGCGGTCATCGCAGCGGGCGGTGTGCTCGCGAGCGTGGCACTGGCAGTGGCGATGGCCATCATGGTGGCTTCGTTCCGCCATTCAGTGGAAGACTGGCTGGCGGTGGTGCTGCCTGCCGATATCTATCTGCGGGGTGGCCGATCTGCGCCGGCCGCCGGGCTCGAACCGGTAGTCGCCGACAAGGTGCGGTCAGTGCCCGGCGTGGCGCGAGTCGATCCGATCCGCCATGAGCAGATCCGCGTGTCTGCAGAACAATTGCCGCTGGCTCTTGTGGCGCGCCCGGTGCCAGCGGGGCGAGCGGGCAGGGTGTTCCCGATGCAGCGTGAAGTTCCTGTCACCGGCCCGGCGGTGTGGATCTCGGAAGCGGTGGCAGATCTGCATGGCTGGCAACCGGGACAAACCATTGCACTGCCCATCGGTGGCGCGCTGCACTCGTTCCAGATCGCCGGCATCTGGCGGGACTATGCGCGCCAGAACGGAGCGGTGCTGATCGATCTCACCCTGTATCGCGAATTGACCGGGGATCTGCGTTTCAATGATCTGGCGGTGTTCGCTGCGCCCGACGCAAGCGCCGAAGGGTTGCGCACGCGCTTGCGTGAGACCCTCGGCGACAGGGTGGAGATCGCGAGCACCGAAGAGATTCGTCGCCTCAGCCTCGGCTTGTTTGATCGTACCTTCGCCGTGACCTATGCGCTGGAGGCCTGCGCCGTGCTGATCGGGCTTTTCGGGATTGCGGCAAGCTTCGCCGCGCTTGCGGCAGCGCGGCGCAGGGAGTTCGGGATGCTGCGGCACCTGGGCGTGACCCGGCGCGAGATCGGCGCAATGCTGGCCTGGGAGGGCGCCCTGGTTGCCCTGATCGGGGTCTGTGCTGGCGCCATGGCCGGGGGCGGAATCAGCGTGCTGCTGATCCGGGTCGTGAATCGACAGAGCTTCCACTGGAGCATGGACTTCGCCGTGCCGTGGCAAAGTCTTGCCCTTTTTGCGCTCGCGATGCTTGGGGTTTCGGCGCTGGCCGCGGTGTTGGCAGGGCGCTCGGCGATGCTCCAAACCGCGGTTCACGCGGTGCGAGAAGACGCATGA
- a CDS encoding lipocalin-like domain-containing protein, with amino-acid sequence MSVAPLVSAQSLYAAPVAYPVLAPRRLVFPHDHGAHPEHRIEWWYVTGWLAAPGVSPFGFQVTFFQLRPGTDESNPSRFALRHVVVAHAALAWPPAGRLLHAARSARSGLGLVGAQVGDCGLMLDRWRMNRTGEGFRIELDAGEFALALRLDTKGPPLLHGLGGFSQKAPGIEHASMYYSLPQVTVSGSVRVAGRAFPGRGAAWFDHEWSSTLMHPQAAGWDWTGLNLHDGSALMLFRMRDRGGNALWSGGSLRTPDGDAARFNPGEVRWQPSRNWRSPRTGVQWPVMQAVRFGQRVIQLEPLFDDQELDARATTGTLYWEGAVRALEAGREIGRGYLELTGYDGPLVL; translated from the coding sequence ATGAGCGTGGCACCCTTGGTGTCGGCGCAGTCCTTGTATGCCGCCCCAGTGGCATATCCGGTACTCGCACCGCGTCGACTGGTCTTTCCGCATGACCATGGCGCACACCCCGAGCACCGTATCGAGTGGTGGTATGTGACAGGCTGGCTGGCAGCTCCAGGCGTTTCACCCTTCGGTTTCCAGGTCACGTTCTTCCAGTTACGTCCGGGGACTGATGAATCCAACCCCAGCCGTTTCGCGCTGCGGCATGTGGTTGTGGCCCATGCTGCGCTGGCCTGGCCGCCCGCGGGCCGCTTGCTGCATGCAGCCAGATCCGCCCGCAGCGGCTTGGGGCTGGTTGGGGCGCAGGTCGGCGATTGCGGACTCATGCTTGATCGTTGGCGAATGAACAGGACGGGAGAAGGCTTCCGGATCGAGCTCGACGCTGGCGAATTTGCACTTGCTTTGCGGCTGGACACCAAAGGGCCGCCGCTGCTGCATGGACTTGGCGGCTTCAGCCAGAAGGCACCCGGCATTGAACATGCCAGCATGTACTACAGCCTCCCGCAAGTGACGGTGAGCGGCTCGGTGCGAGTCGCGGGCCGGGCATTCCCGGGGCGCGGTGCGGCCTGGTTCGATCACGAATGGTCGAGCACCCTGATGCACCCGCAAGCAGCAGGTTGGGACTGGACCGGGCTCAATTTGCACGATGGCTCGGCGTTGATGCTGTTCCGTATGCGCGACCGAGGCGGCAACGCACTATGGAGCGGAGGCAGCCTGCGGACGCCGGATGGTGATGCCGCCCGTTTCAATCCCGGCGAAGTGCGTTGGCAGCCTTCGCGCAACTGGCGCAGCCCGCGAACTGGCGTGCAGTGGCCGGTGATGCAGGCGGTGCGGTTTGGCCAGCGAGTCATCCAGCTGGAGCCGCTTTTCGACGACCAGGAACTGGACGCGAGAGCCACGACGGGGACTTTGTATTGGGAGGGTGCGGTGCGTGCGCTGGAAGCGGGCCGGGAAATCGGGCGTGGATACCTCGAACTGACAGGCTATGACGGACCGCTGGTTCTGTGA
- a CDS encoding acyl-CoA dehydrogenase, whose amino-acid sequence MSQYIAPIRDMQFVLHELAGLGELANLPNCEEATPDVVDAIMEEGGKFASGVLAPLNKVGDQNGAIWNNGTVATAPGWKEAYQQFAESGWTAIGCPQEFGGQGLPKLVSTPVSEMFKSANLAFSLGPMLTQGAIEALVLRGSDALKAKFLDKMVAGTWTGTMNLTEPQAGSDLAAVRSKAIPQADGSYLISGQKIFITYGEHDMTDNIIHLVLARLPDAPEGVKGISLFVVPKFMVNDDGSLGARNDVHCVSIEHKLGIHASPTCVMSYGDKGGAVGYLVGEANRGLEYMFIMMNEARFSVGLEGLAISERAYQKALQYARERTQGTELGIKGGGKVAIIKHPDVRRMLMTMKAHVEAMRALAYVTAAALDHAHHHADDAERAKAQAFADLMIPVVKGWCTETGIEMASLGVQVHGGMGYIEETGAAQYLRDARISAIYEGTTGIQANDLIGRKMAREGGQTVKAVIGMMRRLDGNLAEAEGGMMGEHVAVVRAALAQGVSALEQAVEYILATFGSDIKAAHVGAVPMLKLMGIVCGGWQMARAVIAAQRKLSEGTGDSNFYKTKIVTARFFAEHVLPHAASYSHTVCKGAGSALTLDEAMF is encoded by the coding sequence ATGAGTCAGTACATTGCGCCGATCCGCGACATGCAGTTCGTGTTGCATGAACTCGCCGGGCTCGGCGAGCTAGCCAATCTGCCGAACTGCGAAGAAGCCACGCCGGACGTAGTCGACGCGATCATGGAGGAGGGCGGCAAATTTGCCAGCGGCGTGCTCGCCCCCCTGAACAAGGTCGGCGACCAGAACGGCGCAATCTGGAACAACGGCACTGTCGCGACCGCGCCGGGCTGGAAAGAGGCCTACCAGCAGTTCGCGGAATCGGGATGGACCGCCATCGGCTGCCCGCAGGAATTTGGCGGCCAGGGCCTGCCGAAGCTCGTTTCGACGCCGGTTTCCGAGATGTTCAAGTCGGCCAACCTGGCCTTCTCGCTCGGCCCCATGCTGACCCAGGGCGCCATCGAGGCGCTGGTGTTGCGTGGCTCCGATGCCCTCAAGGCCAAGTTCCTCGACAAGATGGTCGCCGGGACCTGGACGGGCACGATGAACCTCACCGAGCCGCAGGCCGGTTCCGACCTCGCGGCAGTGCGCAGCAAGGCGATCCCGCAAGCCGATGGCAGCTACCTGATTTCCGGTCAGAAGATCTTCATCACCTACGGTGAGCACGACATGACCGACAACATCATCCATCTGGTGTTGGCGCGCTTGCCCGATGCCCCGGAGGGCGTAAAAGGCATTTCGCTCTTCGTGGTGCCGAAGTTCATGGTGAACGACGATGGTTCGCTGGGCGCACGCAACGACGTGCATTGCGTGTCGATCGAACACAAGCTCGGCATTCACGCCAGCCCGACCTGCGTAATGTCTTACGGCGACAAGGGCGGCGCGGTCGGCTACCTGGTCGGTGAGGCAAACCGCGGCCTCGAATACATGTTCATCATGATGAACGAGGCGCGATTCTCGGTCGGACTTGAAGGCCTTGCGATCAGCGAACGCGCTTACCAGAAGGCGCTGCAGTATGCACGCGAGCGCACCCAGGGCACGGAACTCGGCATCAAGGGCGGTGGCAAGGTTGCAATCATCAAGCACCCCGATGTACGCCGCATGCTGATGACGATGAAGGCGCATGTCGAGGCGATGCGCGCGCTGGCCTACGTGACCGCCGCGGCACTCGATCATGCCCATCACCACGCGGACGATGCCGAGCGCGCCAAGGCCCAGGCCTTTGCGGATCTGATGATCCCGGTCGTGAAGGGCTGGTGTACCGAAACGGGCATCGAAATGGCATCACTCGGCGTTCAGGTCCACGGTGGCATGGGCTACATCGAGGAGACCGGCGCCGCGCAATACCTGCGCGATGCACGGATCTCGGCCATCTACGAGGGCACGACCGGCATCCAGGCGAATGACCTGATCGGTCGCAAGATGGCGCGCGAAGGCGGTCAGACCGTCAAAGCCGTCATCGGCATGATGCGGCGGCTTGATGGCAATCTCGCGGAAGCCGAGGGCGGAATGATGGGCGAACACGTCGCGGTTGTTCGCGCTGCGCTGGCCCAAGGCGTCAGCGCACTGGAGCAAGCCGTCGAATACATCCTTGCCACCTTCGGTAGCGATATCAAGGCCGCTCATGTGGGCGCCGTGCCCATGCTCAAACTGATGGGCATCGTGTGTGGCGGCTGGCAGATGGCGCGTGCGGTCATTGCCGCACAACGAAAGCTCAGCGAAGGCACGGGCGACAGCAACTTCTACAAGACGAAGATCGTCACCGCGCGCTTCTTTGCCGAGCATGTGCTGCCGCATGCGGCAAGCTATTCGCACACCGTGTGCAAGGGCGCAGGCAGCGCGCTCACGCTTGACGAAGCGATGTTCTGA